One window from the genome of Pedobacter schmidteae encodes:
- a CDS encoding PHB depolymerase family esterase produces the protein MRLKAYLICTGLLSCLLLSVASSFGQDAKLQGGKKGGAPVLMEWKIGDTTRKALVYLPPGAKTNSTPVIFAFHGHGGTMSNMYTTRRFDLLWPEAIFICPQGLNTPGSLVDQEGRFPGWQKGPGVLDDRDLKFFDAMLEYLIKHYKVDQSRVYCTGHSNGGGFTYLLWATRGPKFAAVAPTAAVAGKLLGALKPKPVLHLLGENDELVKATWQWSTCKALLNLNGCNIDSGKTFAPNAKIYSSASGNPVVIYQHAGGHNYPREANKVIVDFFKLN, from the coding sequence ATGCGTTTAAAAGCTTACTTGATTTGTACCGGCCTCTTAAGCTGTTTGTTGTTGTCGGTAGCCTCCTCATTTGGTCAGGATGCCAAATTGCAGGGTGGAAAAAAGGGGGGCGCCCCCGTACTAATGGAATGGAAAATTGGCGATACGACTAGGAAGGCATTGGTATACCTCCCTCCCGGTGCAAAAACGAACAGCACTCCGGTTATTTTTGCCTTTCATGGACACGGTGGTACCATGTCCAATATGTATACCACCAGACGGTTTGACTTGCTTTGGCCGGAAGCAATATTTATATGTCCTCAGGGCTTAAATACTCCCGGTTCGTTGGTAGATCAGGAAGGCAGATTTCCAGGCTGGCAAAAAGGTCCGGGCGTATTGGACGACCGCGATTTGAAGTTTTTTGATGCCATGCTGGAATACCTGATAAAACATTATAAGGTTGATCAAAGCAGGGTTTATTGTACCGGACATTCTAATGGAGGAGGTTTTACCTACCTGCTTTGGGCCACCCGGGGACCGAAATTTGCTGCTGTTGCACCTACTGCAGCTGTAGCTGGCAAATTGTTGGGCGCGCTAAAACCAAAACCGGTACTGCACTTATTGGGCGAAAATGATGAATTGGTAAAGGCCACATGGCAATGGAGTACTTGCAAAGCCTTGTTAAATTTGAATGGCTGTAATATAGATTCAGGAAAAACCTTCGCTCCCAACGCCAAAATCTATTCCTCAGCTTCGGGTAATCCGGTAGTGATATACCAGCACGCTGGCGGACATAATTATCCGCGGGAAGCAAATAAAGTAATAGTTGATTTTTTTAAGCTAAATTGA
- a CDS encoding RNA polymerase sigma-70 factor yields MGTDVKHDEEYWMDGFRKGNNQALAHFFDFHYKPLSYFATRLVQDAMEAEDIVANCFVKLWKRHEQFETASNIKAFLYISCRNACLDFLKHLKRKTAAQEEYFKQLAESEENILYQIIEAEFLQLLNEEIQLLPDKCKEVFNLIYFEGKKTDEIAVQLNLSVKTVRNHKARAVALLKTAFLKDHMTEGLYLALLLFLQNR; encoded by the coding sequence ATGGGAACTGATGTCAAACACGATGAAGAATATTGGATGGATGGATTCCGAAAAGGGAATAATCAGGCGTTAGCTCATTTCTTTGACTTTCATTATAAACCCCTCAGTTACTTCGCTACCCGTTTGGTTCAGGATGCCATGGAGGCCGAAGATATTGTGGCCAATTGTTTTGTGAAACTGTGGAAACGGCATGAGCAATTTGAAACAGCTTCCAACATCAAAGCCTTTCTGTACATCAGTTGTCGCAACGCTTGCCTGGATTTTCTGAAACACCTGAAACGTAAAACCGCAGCACAGGAAGAATATTTTAAGCAGTTAGCAGAAAGTGAAGAAAATATCCTTTATCAGATTATTGAAGCAGAATTTTTACAGTTGTTAAATGAGGAAATTCAGCTGCTTCCAGATAAATGTAAGGAGGTTTTTAACCTGATCTATTTTGAGGGAAAGAAAACAGATGAAATTGCGGTGCAGCTTAATCTATCTGTAAAAACTGTGCGTAACCATAAAGCCAGGGCGGTTGCATTGCTCAAAACGGCTTTTCTTAAAGACCACATGACAGAAGGTCTATACCTGGCCTTGTTGCTTTTTTTACAAAACCGATAA
- a CDS encoding FecR family protein, producing the protein MFEKEFNISLLIALHLRGALTEQQQADLNAWLQASEANRTFFKELINEQNVAAKVMQFNTPDKASIWNKTLQGMAVTQEESSPAESLQEEQTPRVKIYRLTRYVAIAAVLLMVVAAGIILFNKNAALDPAAHVSHAGLVVPGGNKAYLTLADGKVISLTDAGKGQLAEQAGISIRKTADGQVVYQAEKQEADAAGKTNTVTTPRGGQYQIVLPDGTRVWLNAASTLSFPTAFAGLRNRVVELKGEAYFEVAKDKSKPFIVKTSKQQVEVLGTHFNINAYANEENTRTTLLEGSVKVAAMGLLSQSAVLKPNQQAILANNTLTVATVDPEMAIDWKTGNFSFNKESLPAIMRKISRWYDVEIVYQDNYTGNDFTGIVSRKKQVTEVLELLELTGLVHFKIEGRRITVMP; encoded by the coding sequence ATGTTTGAAAAAGAATTTAATATCTCCTTATTAATTGCACTACATCTCCGTGGAGCGTTAACTGAACAGCAACAAGCTGATTTGAATGCCTGGCTGCAGGCTTCGGAGGCCAACAGGACGTTTTTTAAGGAGCTCATTAATGAACAGAATGTGGCAGCTAAGGTGATGCAATTTAATACACCTGATAAGGCATCCATCTGGAATAAAACGCTTCAAGGCATGGCCGTGACTCAGGAGGAATCCAGTCCTGCTGAAAGCCTTCAGGAAGAACAGACACCTCGTGTTAAAATATACCGCTTAACCAGGTATGTGGCCATTGCTGCGGTGTTGTTAATGGTAGTTGCTGCTGGTATTATCCTATTTAATAAGAACGCAGCTCTCGATCCGGCAGCTCATGTCAGCCATGCAGGTCTTGTTGTACCAGGTGGAAATAAAGCTTATCTGACTTTGGCGGATGGAAAGGTCATCAGCCTTACCGATGCCGGAAAAGGGCAGTTGGCCGAACAGGCAGGAATCAGCATCAGGAAAACAGCCGATGGGCAAGTCGTTTATCAGGCCGAAAAGCAGGAAGCAGATGCTGCTGGTAAAACCAATACGGTGACCACACCTCGAGGCGGACAATACCAGATTGTATTGCCAGATGGTACGCGGGTATGGTTAAATGCAGCATCGACGCTTAGTTTTCCTACAGCTTTTGCAGGTTTGAGGAATAGAGTGGTTGAGTTGAAAGGTGAGGCATATTTTGAAGTTGCTAAAGATAAAAGCAAACCATTTATTGTAAAAACCAGTAAGCAGCAGGTTGAAGTATTGGGCACGCATTTCAACATCAATGCCTATGCCAATGAAGAAAATACAAGGACAACGTTGTTAGAAGGTTCGGTTAAGGTGGCCGCTATGGGCTTGTTAAGCCAAAGTGCAGTACTTAAACCCAATCAGCAAGCTATCCTTGCTAACAATACTTTAACTGTAGCAACTGTTGATCCGGAGATGGCAATAGATTGGAAAACTGGTAATTTCTCTTTTAATAAGGAAAGCTTACCAGCTATTATGCGCAAAATATCCCGGTGGTACGATGTGGAAATCGTTTATCAGGACAATTATACCGGAAATGATTTTACAGGAATTGTATCCAGAAAAAAGCAGGTCACAGAAGTACTTGAGCTGTTGGAATTAACTGGTCTGGTGCACTTTAAAATAGAAGGAAGGAGGATTACTGTGATGCCATAA